The Fulvivirga ligni genome window below encodes:
- a CDS encoding OmpH family outer membrane protein, whose protein sequence is MKKILFLFLALFSIINVYGQKFGYVDTNYILSKMPEYKEAQAEMEKLSQGWQDEIKEMSKNIEAMYNELQAEEVLLTAEMKKDRMAEIERKEDELKEYQKKVFGFEGLFFLKKKELVKPVQDKVFEAIEHVCKEQRLAIMFDKAGELVMIYTDPRHDYTDYVLDDLGLGDPNDVIK, encoded by the coding sequence ATGAAAAAGATTCTATTTTTATTTCTGGCATTATTTTCGATAATTAATGTTTACGGCCAAAAGTTTGGATATGTCGACACCAACTATATCCTGAGCAAAATGCCAGAATATAAAGAGGCTCAAGCTGAGATGGAAAAGCTATCTCAGGGGTGGCAAGATGAAATCAAAGAGATGTCTAAAAACATCGAAGCTATGTACAATGAACTACAGGCTGAAGAGGTTTTGCTTACCGCTGAAATGAAGAAAGATCGCATGGCCGAGATCGAAAGAAAAGAGGATGAACTGAAAGAATACCAGAAGAAAGTTTTTGGTTTTGAAGGTTTATTCTTCTTGAAGAAAAAGGAACTTGTAAAGCCTGTTCAAGATAAGGTTTTTGAAGCCATAGAACATGTATGCAAGGAGCAGCGTTTAGCTATTATGTTCGATAAGGCCGGTGAATTGGTGATGATTTATACTGATCCTAGACACGATTATACAGATTATGTGTTAGATGATCTGGGACTTGGCGATCCGAACGACGTAATAAAGTAG
- a CDS encoding CvpA family protein, which produces MSILDIILLGIILFGAYKGYKKGFLLEIISIIAFFLAIVGGFKLLHLGVQFLDDHFQISGELLPYISFIIIFILIILLVNLLGKALKKIIDLTLLGSIDNLAGAMLSMLKWAFGVSVILWLSNSFGIDPPEKWTVNSVLYPHILNFAPLMVEYFSVIMPFAHDLFEIIKETLQGDSITG; this is translated from the coding sequence TTGAGCATTCTAGACATTATCTTATTGGGTATCATCCTTTTTGGAGCCTATAAAGGATATAAAAAAGGGTTTTTGCTAGAAATTATTTCTATCATAGCCTTTTTTCTTGCCATTGTAGGAGGTTTCAAGCTGCTTCATTTGGGAGTTCAGTTTTTAGATGATCATTTCCAGATTAGTGGTGAGTTACTTCCATATATCTCCTTCATAATAATATTTATTTTGATAATATTATTAGTGAATCTGTTAGGAAAGGCCCTAAAGAAGATTATTGATCTCACTTTACTTGGCTCCATAGATAACCTGGCCGGTGCCATGTTGTCAATGTTGAAATGGGCATTCGGAGTTAGTGTGATTTTGTGGCTAAGCAATTCTTTCGGTATAGACCCTCCAGAAAAATGGACGGTAAATTCTGTACTATATCCACATATTCTCAACTTTGCGCCTTTAATGGTAGAGTATTTCTCTGTGATAATGCCTTTTGCCCATGATTTATTCGAAATTATAAAGGAAACACTCCAAGGTGATTCTATTACTGGATAA
- a CDS encoding CBS domain-containing protein gives MIAKELINHMIPPLKAGDNAHKAILWMEELRCNQLPVVKDETFLGLITEDMILEANDIENEISSFDLLGVRCFVYDNSHFYEVIKLAADNDVQMVGVLDEQNKYMGVITVQDTITSFAQSAAVQMQGGILVLSISQIDYSMSEISRLIEENNVKILSSSVKVDELDPSKIKLTLKLNRLDLTHTVATLERFGYKIIARFQETKVQDDEKEKLDMLLRYLDI, from the coding sequence ATGATAGCTAAGGAATTAATAAATCATATGATTCCACCATTAAAAGCTGGAGATAACGCTCACAAAGCTATTTTATGGATGGAGGAGTTACGTTGTAATCAGCTGCCAGTAGTAAAGGATGAAACCTTTCTTGGACTGATCACTGAAGATATGATACTTGAGGCAAATGATATTGAAAATGAAATTTCATCATTTGACCTTTTAGGTGTTAGATGCTTCGTATATGACAATAGTCATTTTTACGAGGTTATAAAATTAGCTGCTGATAATGACGTGCAGATGGTAGGCGTGCTTGATGAGCAAAATAAATATATGGGTGTAATCACGGTGCAAGACACTATTACTTCCTTTGCTCAATCTGCCGCGGTACAAATGCAGGGAGGAATTTTAGTCCTTTCTATAAGTCAGATAGATTATTCTATGTCAGAAATTAGTCGTCTTATAGAAGAAAATAATGTTAAAATCCTCAGTAGCAGCGTGAAAGTGGACGAGCTGGATCCCTCCAAAATTAAACTTACTTTAAAATTAAACCGATTAGACCTTACTCATACTGTAGCTACTCTGGAAAGATTTGGATATAAAATTATAGCCAGATTTCAGGAAACTAAAGTTCAGGATGATGAGAAGGAAAAACTCGATATGCTACTTAGATATCTGGATATTTAA
- a CDS encoding BamA/OMP85 family outer membrane protein, with the protein MKKTLLFLLLIFLFIGSADAQFRRRSNRTTQDEGGLNYSNPKEYTIADIQVTGLKILDKNALISLSGLKVGDKIKVPGDAISGAIRKLWKHGLVGDVSIEIDKVDGEQVYLNIALSERPRLTGFTFEGTKKSQESDIREDLNLIRGRILSDAIIRNSELTVKKYYKEKGFLYADVKVIQQQDTINTDGVKLRIVVNPKAKVKVNKINIIGNEEFDDNRIKKKMKKTNERVRLSLFKRAAEVVVGAFNPKNVKSFVDSTYEVSGSELKAFLNDNVKLNFFNSTKFIESEYENDKNAIIAFYNSKGYRDAEIVRDTVYVNNENSINIDIEISEGRKYYFRDIIWTGNFVYSDETLNNVLAIEKGDVYNKELIDKKLTFNPKGADISGLYMDDGYLFFRVNPVEVAVEGDSIDVEMRIYEGEQATIKDVIITGNERTRDHVIRRELYTIPGEKFSRSDLIRTQQILGQLGYFDPEQINPVPKPNPADGTVDIEWNLVERSSDQIELSGGWGGQLGFVGTLGLSLNNFSMRNLIKGKFTPIPVGDGQKLSMRVQATGRQYQNYSVSFTEPWLGGKKPNSFTVSGNYSIQRSRFTEYDEDGNAYLPPYGEFNAHISVKGITVGLGKRLQWPDNYFMWTNSISYMVYGLNNYQFGGLGFSNGNANSIAFNTTISRNSVSNPMYPMGGSTISLSATFTPPYSAWRDIDYDNASPVDKYKWIEYHKWMFDSKYYLNLVGKLVLEAKAHFGFIGSYGKKAGIGPFERFKLGGDGLAGQNFVLGTDVIGLRGYENNSITPPYTTVGQNQIQGGIVYDKFGLELRYPVTTGQAATIYGFVFAEAGNNFDNYQEFNPFENYRSAGFGARIFMPAFGLIGINWGYGFDTLPGQTERSGAQFHFTIGQQIR; encoded by the coding sequence ATGAAAAAGACATTACTCTTCCTATTATTAATTTTTTTATTTATAGGCTCTGCTGATGCCCAATTCAGGAGACGTTCGAATAGAACAACACAAGACGAAGGTGGTTTAAACTACTCTAACCCAAAGGAATATACCATTGCTGATATTCAGGTTACAGGACTTAAAATCTTAGACAAAAATGCCTTGATCTCTCTTAGTGGATTGAAGGTAGGTGATAAGATTAAAGTACCCGGAGATGCCATTAGTGGAGCAATCCGAAAATTGTGGAAACACGGTTTGGTGGGTGATGTGTCTATAGAGATTGACAAAGTAGATGGGGAGCAAGTTTACTTGAATATAGCGCTTTCAGAAAGACCTCGATTAACGGGCTTTACTTTCGAAGGGACTAAGAAAAGTCAGGAAAGTGATATCAGAGAAGATTTAAACCTAATTAGAGGTAGGATTCTAAGTGATGCGATTATCCGTAACAGTGAGTTAACGGTAAAAAAGTATTACAAAGAAAAAGGATTTTTATATGCTGATGTAAAGGTTATTCAACAGCAAGACACTATAAATACTGATGGAGTTAAGCTTCGTATTGTTGTTAACCCAAAGGCCAAGGTTAAGGTTAACAAAATTAACATCATTGGTAACGAAGAGTTTGACGACAATAGAATTAAAAAGAAAATGAAGAAGACTAACGAGAGAGTTAGACTTTCTTTATTTAAAAGAGCCGCAGAGGTTGTGGTTGGAGCCTTCAACCCTAAAAATGTTAAAAGCTTTGTTGATTCTACCTACGAAGTATCTGGTTCTGAGCTTAAGGCATTTTTAAATGATAACGTTAAACTTAACTTCTTCAACTCCACTAAATTTATCGAGTCTGAATATGAGAATGATAAGAATGCGATCATAGCTTTTTATAATTCTAAAGGATATAGAGATGCTGAGATTGTTAGAGATACAGTTTATGTAAATAATGAGAATTCTATAAATATTGATATTGAAATCTCAGAAGGAAGAAAATACTATTTCAGGGATATTATCTGGACTGGAAACTTTGTTTATAGTGATGAGACATTAAATAACGTACTCGCCATAGAGAAAGGGGATGTTTATAATAAGGAGTTGATTGACAAGAAGCTTACTTTTAACCCAAAAGGAGCTGATATCAGTGGGCTTTACATGGATGACGGATACTTATTCTTTAGAGTTAATCCAGTGGAAGTGGCCGTTGAAGGTGATTCGATTGATGTAGAAATGAGAATCTACGAGGGTGAACAAGCTACTATTAAAGATGTTATTATAACTGGTAATGAAAGAACCAGAGATCATGTAATTAGACGTGAATTGTATACCATCCCTGGTGAGAAGTTTAGTAGATCAGACTTGATCAGAACTCAGCAGATACTTGGTCAGTTAGGCTATTTTGATCCAGAGCAAATTAATCCAGTTCCAAAGCCTAACCCTGCGGATGGTACAGTAGATATAGAATGGAATTTAGTTGAGAGATCTAGTGATCAGATAGAATTATCTGGAGGCTGGGGAGGTCAGCTTGGTTTCGTTGGTACTTTGGGACTTTCTCTAAATAACTTCTCAATGAGAAACCTTATTAAAGGGAAATTCACTCCGATTCCAGTTGGAGATGGACAGAAGTTATCGATGCGTGTTCAGGCTACGGGTCGTCAGTATCAGAACTATTCTGTATCATTTACAGAACCATGGTTAGGAGGAAAGAAGCCTAACTCATTTACTGTGAGTGGTAACTATTCTATTCAAAGAAGTCGCTTTACAGAATATGATGAAGATGGCAACGCCTATCTGCCTCCGTATGGAGAGTTTAATGCTCATATTTCAGTGAAAGGAATTACAGTTGGTCTTGGAAAGAGACTTCAATGGCCAGATAACTATTTCATGTGGACCAATTCCATCTCTTATATGGTTTATGGTTTGAATAATTATCAATTTGGAGGTCTTGGATTCTCTAATGGTAATGCTAATAGTATTGCCTTTAATACTACGATCTCTCGAAATAGTGTAAGCAACCCTATGTATCCGATGGGAGGCTCTACTATTTCATTAAGTGCTACATTCACTCCTCCTTATTCAGCATGGAGAGATATTGATTATGATAATGCTAGCCCTGTAGATAAGTATAAATGGATCGAATATCACAAGTGGATGTTTGATTCTAAGTATTATCTGAATTTAGTGGGTAAGTTAGTGCTAGAAGCTAAAGCTCACTTTGGGTTTATAGGGTCATACGGGAAGAAAGCAGGTATTGGTCCTTTCGAAAGATTTAAGTTAGGAGGGGATGGACTTGCTGGACAAAACTTTGTACTAGGTACTGATGTGATTGGATTGAGAGGTTATGAGAATAACTCTATAACTCCACCTTACACTACCGTAGGACAAAATCAGATTCAGGGTGGTATTGTTTATGATAAGTTTGGCTTAGAGCTTAGATACCCGGTCACTACAGGTCAGGCGGCAACAATCTATGGTTTTGTTTTTGCTGAAGCCGGTAATAATTTTGACAACTATCAGGAGTTTAATCCTTTTGAAAATTATAGATCTGCTGGATTTGGGGCTAGAATCTTTATGCCTGCCTTTGGTTTGATTGGTATAAACTGGGGTTATGGCTTTGATACTTTACCTGGTCAAACTGAAAGAAGTGGAGCTCAGTTCCATTTCACAATTGGTCAGCAAATAAGATAG
- a CDS encoding OmpH family outer membrane protein, protein MKNKLFLTLIAFSFLGLASVNAQTTKIAYADVDYILSQLPDSKTIEADLNTHNTQLQNQLEAKYQEYQQKLQAYQQGAATMDPAIRQDKETELAQLEQRIQKFRQDAQSSLQKKQMDLMQPVYEKIGNNIEAVAKENGYAYVLNGQIAGVDVVLYADAKFDISDLVLKKMGVTPASK, encoded by the coding sequence ATGAAAAACAAATTATTTTTAACCCTTATAGCTTTTTCTTTCCTAGGGCTTGCTTCAGTAAATGCTCAAACTACGAAAATTGCCTATGCAGATGTTGATTATATTTTAAGTCAATTACCGGACTCTAAAACAATAGAAGCAGACCTAAATACTCATAATACTCAATTGCAAAATCAGTTAGAGGCGAAGTATCAGGAGTATCAACAAAAATTACAGGCTTATCAGCAGGGAGCAGCTACAATGGACCCAGCTATTCGTCAGGATAAAGAAACTGAATTAGCACAACTAGAGCAAAGAATTCAAAAATTCCGTCAAGATGCTCAGAGCTCATTGCAGAAGAAGCAAATGGATTTGATGCAGCCAGTTTATGAGAAAATTGGTAATAACATAGAGGCAGTAGCTAAAGAAAATGGTTATGCTTACGTGTTAAATGGACAGATTGCTGGTGTTGATGTTGTTCTTTACGCAGATGCGAAATTTGATATTAGTGATTTAGTTTTGAAGAAAATGGGAGTTACTCCAGCTTCGAAATAA
- a CDS encoding alpha/beta fold hydrolase, producing MALTIKEENQFKYIDEGAGEVLLLLHGLFGALSNWEGVVNHFKSNYRVVIPLLPIYDMPLKKAGLDGLNSFVEDFVKLKALNQMTLIGNSLGGHVGLIYTLNNPDKVKNLVLTGSSGLFENSMGGSFPKRGSYEYIKERVAYTFYDPETATKELVDEVFETTKSIPKCLRIVAIAKSAQRHNMAKEIPKIQHPTLLVWGLNDTITPPLVGHEFNKLIPNSELHFIDKCCHAPMMERPEKFNKILSEFLETRPNDS from the coding sequence ATGGCATTAACTATAAAAGAGGAAAATCAGTTTAAATATATAGACGAGGGGGCAGGAGAAGTATTATTATTACTGCATGGATTGTTCGGAGCGTTAAGTAATTGGGAAGGTGTAGTTAATCACTTTAAAAGTAACTACAGAGTTGTAATTCCATTATTGCCTATCTATGACATGCCTCTAAAAAAGGCTGGGTTAGATGGACTTAATAGTTTCGTAGAAGACTTCGTAAAGCTAAAGGCTTTAAATCAAATGACTTTAATTGGGAACTCACTTGGTGGTCATGTGGGTTTAATATATACCTTAAACAACCCTGATAAAGTAAAGAACCTGGTGCTTACCGGCAGTTCAGGTCTTTTTGAAAATTCTATGGGAGGCTCATTTCCTAAAAGAGGTAGTTATGAGTACATAAAAGAAAGAGTGGCTTATACCTTTTATGATCCTGAAACGGCCACAAAAGAACTGGTAGATGAGGTTTTTGAAACTACTAAAAGTATTCCTAAGTGTTTAAGAATAGTAGCTATTGCCAAATCTGCACAGCGCCATAATATGGCAAAAGAAATACCTAAAATCCAACACCCTACATTATTGGTATGGGGGCTTAATGATACCATTACTCCACCACTTGTAGGACACGAATTCAACAAACTAATCCCTAATTCCGAGCTGCATTTTATTGATAAGTGCTGCCATGCACCAATGATGGAGCGCCCAGAAAAGTTTAACAAAATACTAAGTGAATTCTTAGAAACGAGGCCAAATGATAGCTAA
- a CDS encoding anthranilate synthase component II has product MILLLDNYDSFTYNLVDYFDQLGVESHVLRNSVPLSEIKKNLYKGVVLSPGPETPEKAGNLMEVIDYYHNKLPMLGICLGHQALGQYFGANLMKAKAPMHGKISSISHSDDILFKNLPKKINVVRYNSLLIEGGAHCEVIAKTSEDENMALKHKDLPLWGVQFHPEAALTENGLEILRNWSTYNKIAV; this is encoded by the coding sequence GTGATTCTATTACTGGATAATTATGATTCCTTCACATATAACCTGGTAGATTATTTTGATCAATTAGGGGTGGAAAGCCATGTGCTGCGTAATAGTGTTCCTCTAAGTGAGATCAAAAAGAATTTATATAAAGGAGTAGTGCTGTCTCCAGGTCCGGAAACTCCTGAGAAAGCAGGTAATTTGATGGAGGTGATAGATTACTATCATAACAAATTACCGATGTTAGGCATCTGTTTGGGGCATCAGGCCTTAGGACAGTATTTTGGGGCTAATCTGATGAAGGCCAAAGCTCCAATGCATGGAAAAATTAGTTCAATCTCACATTCTGATGATATTCTTTTTAAGAATTTGCCTAAAAAGATTAATGTTGTGAGATATAATTCACTTTTGATAGAAGGAGGTGCTCACTGTGAGGTGATTGCCAAGACATCAGAAGACGAGAATATGGCCCTTAAACATAAGGATTTGCCACTGTGGGGAGTACAGTTTCACCCGGAGGCGGCACTTACAGAAAACGGCCTTGAGATTCTCAGAAATTGGTCAACTTATAATAAGATAGCAGTTTAA
- a CDS encoding NAD kinase yields the protein MKIGIHGKEFTQDTSEFILSVFDELKKRSCEVVVSSEFKEHLLFNELELSNIQAYQAGEDLSNLDFMLTLGGDGTLLEALTHIKDKHVPILGINTGRLGFLATTAKTELDSALESLFNGDYDYDDRTLLRLDSDIKAFGDLNFALNDFAILKKDTSSMITVHVYIDGDFLNSYWADGIILSTPTGSTGYSISCGGPVVLPHSDNFILTPVSPHNLTVRPIVVPDESELTFTIEGRSNNFLISLDSRFEVVDSSVSLTIRRESFKARLVKLKGNSYFKTLRQKLNWGLDVRN from the coding sequence ATGAAGATAGGTATCCACGGAAAGGAATTTACTCAAGATACATCGGAGTTTATTCTTTCAGTATTTGATGAGCTTAAGAAAAGATCTTGTGAGGTTGTAGTTTCATCAGAATTTAAGGAGCATTTATTATTCAATGAACTTGAATTATCCAATATTCAGGCGTATCAAGCGGGTGAAGATCTAAGTAATTTGGATTTTATGCTTACTCTTGGGGGTGATGGAACTCTTCTGGAGGCTCTAACTCATATTAAGGATAAGCACGTTCCTATATTAGGTATTAATACAGGCAGGCTGGGTTTTTTGGCGACAACCGCTAAAACTGAGCTGGATAGTGCTCTTGAGAGTTTGTTCAATGGTGATTATGATTACGATGATAGAACATTATTGAGGTTAGACTCTGATATCAAGGCTTTTGGAGACCTCAATTTTGCATTAAATGATTTTGCCATCCTAAAAAAAGATACATCATCTATGATTACAGTACATGTATATATAGATGGTGATTTTTTAAATTCCTATTGGGCAGATGGTATCATATTATCAACTCCAACCGGGTCTACCGGTTATTCTATAAGTTGTGGTGGCCCTGTAGTTTTGCCCCATTCTGATAATTTTATACTTACGCCTGTTAGTCCGCATAACTTAACAGTGCGTCCAATTGTAGTTCCTGATGAATCGGAGCTAACATTTACCATTGAGGGAAGGAGTAATAATTTCTTAATCTCTTTAGATTCTAGATTTGAAGTAGTAGATAGTTCAGTAAGTCTTACAATACGTAGAGAAAGTTTTAAGGCGAGATTGGTAAAATTAAAAGGGAATAGTTATTTTAAAACTCTGAGACAAAAGTTAAATTGGGGCCTGGATGTGAGGAATTAA
- a CDS encoding DUF6089 family protein: MNKLKVLFTGKLLWSFPFFIYLIFISSQLHAQETEIGFGVGGFKYSGDLSRGINLKSINPAATAFFRSNISKAVSFRVGATAGKLGASDESAPIDVFAENRDASFDVFLFEASTVFEYHFLKWREQSTMLRWTPYFFGGFAIFGVSGMGEKPEEYSNIQPSVPFGFGFKYVLNPKWYMGLEFGARKTFFDYLDNVSAGDGVIKDYQYGNKYDNDAYYFIGLTLNYSFYTIPCPTNPYKKNYRKN; this comes from the coding sequence ATGAATAAATTGAAAGTATTGTTTACAGGGAAGCTTCTATGGAGTTTTCCCTTTTTTATATATTTAATTTTTATCTCAAGCCAGCTCCACGCTCAGGAAACAGAAATAGGTTTCGGTGTTGGTGGCTTTAAGTATTCTGGTGATTTATCACGTGGCATTAATCTCAAATCTATTAACCCAGCCGCCACCGCATTCTTCAGATCTAATATTAGTAAAGCAGTAAGTTTTCGTGTAGGTGCCACAGCCGGAAAACTAGGCGCCAGCGATGAAAGCGCACCTATTGATGTCTTCGCTGAAAATAGAGATGCCAGTTTTGATGTATTCCTTTTTGAAGCTTCCACTGTTTTTGAATACCATTTTCTCAAATGGCGGGAACAATCGACCATGCTGCGATGGACCCCTTATTTTTTTGGGGGATTTGCCATTTTTGGCGTTTCAGGTATGGGCGAAAAGCCAGAGGAATACAGTAACATCCAACCTTCTGTGCCTTTCGGTTTTGGTTTTAAATATGTATTGAACCCTAAATGGTATATGGGTCTTGAATTTGGAGCAAGAAAAACGTTTTTTGATTACTTAGATAATGTTAGTGCTGGAGACGGTGTGATTAAAGACTATCAGTACGGTAATAAGTACGATAATGACGCTTATTATTTTATAGGATTAACATTAAACTACTCTTTTTACACCATTCCTTGTCCAACTAATCCTTACAAGAAAAATTACAGAAAAAATTAA
- a CDS encoding S66 peptidase family protein, whose amino-acid sequence MISPSRMITPDQVELSFEVLTEWGLNVVKSSSLFHQDGYFGGTDEERLTELQSFLDDPSIKAIFCARGGYGMTRIVDDLDFTKFMEHPKWIVGFSDITALHLALDKVGFESIHGLMPVQFSYSGVEESLASLRALLFEERTEYLISPNDHNIEGEVSAKIIGGNLSLLAESLGTNTEINTDGKILFIEEIDEYLYKVDRMLMQLKRSGKFNNLAGVMLGDFSDMKDTQIPFGKNFYELVLRYFNHVPVCFQFPAGHEPHHLALPIGRVVHLNVNTDSVKLVC is encoded by the coding sequence ATGATTTCACCATCACGAATGATTACTCCTGACCAGGTTGAATTATCTTTTGAAGTCCTAACTGAATGGGGCTTGAACGTGGTTAAAAGCTCATCTTTATTTCATCAAGATGGTTATTTTGGAGGAACAGATGAGGAGCGGTTAACTGAATTGCAAAGCTTCTTAGATGACCCGTCCATCAAGGCTATCTTTTGTGCAAGGGGTGGATATGGCATGACCAGAATTGTAGATGATTTGGATTTTACTAAATTCATGGAACACCCAAAGTGGATCGTAGGATTTAGTGATATTACTGCGCTACATTTAGCTCTAGATAAAGTAGGCTTTGAAAGTATCCATGGGCTGATGCCTGTTCAATTTAGTTATTCGGGTGTAGAAGAATCATTAGCCAGCTTGAGAGCACTGCTTTTTGAAGAGCGCACTGAATATCTCATTAGCCCAAATGATCATAATATAGAAGGCGAAGTTTCTGCTAAGATAATAGGTGGGAATTTATCCCTGCTAGCTGAAAGTCTCGGTACCAATACTGAGATAAATACGGATGGAAAGATTCTATTCATAGAGGAAATAGATGAATACCTATACAAGGTGGACAGGATGCTCATGCAATTGAAAAGATCAGGCAAGTTTAACAATCTCGCCGGGGTTATGCTGGGAGATTTTTCTGATATGAAGGATACACAAATCCCGTTTGGAAAGAATTTCTATGAATTGGTACTGCGCTATTTTAATCATGTACCAGTGTGTTTTCAATTTCCAGCCGGGCATGAACCACATCACCTGGCACTACCCATTGGAAGGGTAGTCCATCTGAATGTCAATACTGACAGTGTTAAATTAGTCTGCTGA
- a CDS encoding DUF6089 family protein codes for MKKLFVIAFCAFLYLISVQDVSAQIRSRKIKKNNKRISNYRGRKNTFGKEKRYNYVGVSLNAFNYFGDLAPLPSKLSTDISFTKPGIGIFYGHRFGPRYSLRASFTYGTVSGNDYESADPNDDNAKFRYVRNLHFRNRIKELTVVAVFDLVKNESSYISRAQITPYVFGGLTVFHHNPQAYVPEDSGFDEAGTWIDLQPLGTEGQYADLQPGDVNESIKPYKNIQIAIPLGIGVRYRLNQVVDISFETGMRYLFTDYLDDVSQNYVNPSRFTGENADLARYMSDLSQYPNDPVSGNARDLSNPEISEIMNNTYEVDGVTKIRGYGSESRDNMRGNSNEKDLYFVSTFKVAFIIGASFRRAKFR; via the coding sequence ATGAAGAAACTTTTTGTAATTGCTTTTTGTGCATTTTTATATCTCATTTCGGTTCAGGATGTATCGGCTCAGATTAGAAGTAGGAAGATAAAGAAGAATAATAAACGCATTTCCAATTACAGAGGTAGAAAAAATACTTTTGGTAAAGAGAAGAGGTATAATTATGTAGGTGTTTCTCTTAACGCCTTTAACTACTTTGGCGATTTAGCTCCCCTACCAAGCAAATTAAGTACAGACATTTCATTTACTAAGCCAGGTATTGGTATTTTCTACGGTCACAGATTTGGTCCTAGGTATTCATTGAGAGCTTCTTTCACTTATGGAACCGTGAGTGGTAATGATTATGAATCAGCAGATCCAAATGATGATAACGCTAAGTTTAGGTACGTAAGAAACCTCCATTTTAGAAATCGAATTAAGGAGCTAACTGTAGTGGCTGTATTTGATTTAGTGAAGAATGAGTCTTCATATATCAGCAGAGCTCAAATTACACCTTATGTATTTGGTGGTCTTACTGTTTTTCATCATAACCCTCAAGCATATGTTCCTGAGGATTCAGGCTTTGATGAGGCAGGTACTTGGATCGATCTTCAGCCATTAGGTACCGAAGGTCAATATGCGGATTTGCAGCCAGGTGACGTAAATGAGAGTATTAAACCTTATAAGAATATTCAAATAGCTATACCCCTAGGAATTGGTGTAAGATACAGGTTGAACCAGGTGGTGGATATATCTTTTGAAACGGGTATGCGATACTTGTTTACTGATTACCTGGATGATGTCAGCCAAAATTATGTGAATCCAAGTAGGTTCACTGGAGAAAATGCTGACTTGGCCAGATATATGAGCGATTTATCTCAGTACCCTAATGACCCGGTGTCAGGAAACGCTAGAGATTTGTCAAACCCTGAAATAAGTGAAATCATGAACAATACTTATGAGGTTGATGGTGTTACAAAAATCAGAGGCTACGGATCAGAAAGTAGAGATAATATGAGGGGCAATAGCAATGAAAAGGATCTTTATTTCGTTAGCACTTTTAAGGTGGCATTTATCATAGGTGCATCCTTCAGAAGAGCTAAATTCAGATAA
- a CDS encoding isoprenyl transferase: MPKENIVKESLPKHIAIIMDGNGRWAKNKGAARIFGHRNAVAAVRDATEGCAELGVDYLTLYAFSTENWGRPAEEVMGLMELLVATIKQELKTLQKNNVKLAAIGDIEALPKRCKKQLREAIELTKNNSGLTLVLALSYSGRWEIIEAIKRLAVDVKEDKLKLDDISSEVFETYLNTANMPDPELMIRTSGEMRISNFLLWQLAYTEIYFTDKLWPDFRRQDLNEAIIAYQNRERRFGRISEQVNT, encoded by the coding sequence ATGCCAAAAGAAAATATTGTGAAAGAATCGCTTCCTAAGCACATCGCCATCATTATGGATGGTAATGGAAGATGGGCTAAAAATAAAGGAGCAGCCAGAATTTTTGGTCATAGGAATGCTGTAGCCGCGGTGAGAGATGCGACCGAAGGTTGTGCCGAGCTTGGGGTGGATTATTTGACACTTTATGCTTTTTCCACTGAAAATTGGGGGCGTCCTGCTGAAGAGGTGATGGGCCTAATGGAGCTTTTGGTGGCAACTATTAAGCAGGAATTAAAGACCTTACAAAAGAACAACGTAAAGCTGGCTGCTATAGGAGATATTGAAGCTCTTCCAAAGCGCTGCAAGAAGCAATTAAGAGAGGCCATTGAACTTACAAAGAACAATTCTGGTCTAACTCTCGTACTAGCTTTAAGTTATAGTGGACGTTGGGAAATAATTGAAGCAATTAAACGTTTAGCCGTAGACGTTAAAGAAGATAAACTTAAGTTAGACGACATCTCAAGTGAGGTGTTTGAAACTTATTTGAATACCGCTAACATGCCAGACCCTGAACTAATGATAAGAACAAGTGGGGAAATGCGTATTAGTAATTTTTTACTTTGGCAGTTAGCATACACAGAAATTTACTTTACAGATAAATTGTGGCCAGATTTCAGAAGACAAGATTTGAATGAAGCCATAATTGCCTATCAAAATAGAGAACGCAGATTTGGTAGAATAAGCGAACAGGTGAACACTTGA